The stretch of DNA CTAAAAGCCACCGCCATCCGACACGCAACCAGTACCAACGAGCCAAGACGCTTTCCTGGACGCCCTCAGATACCTATCACCTCAACACGGTGCACATCACGGTGCAAGCGCGTCATCAGGACACGCCAAACTGTGACCTCGAGTTCACCAAGCAGTGGCGCGACACCGCCGCATCTTACTGGCGGGGCTGCTGGCCTGACTGCTGCATcatgtactgctgctgcatcgccatcatgtgctgctgcgcgtacGGGTTCGCCTGCGGGTAGCCGGTCGGAGCGAAGTTGCCGCCGTAGTAGCCCATGTTCGCAGCGGGGTTCGCGcccggcggcgcggcgttgtaggggcgctggcgctggttTCCCGACGCGGCGAGCGCAACCTTCAGGCGCTTGTTCAGGATGTTGAACCCGTTCAGCTCGTtcaccgcctgctgcgcgGACGCAGCGGAGCAGTACTTCACAAAGCCGTAGCCGCGGCTCTGGCGCGTCTCGCGGTCGCACACTATCTTGACAGTCTCGATGGGGCCATAGCGCTCGAacagctggcggagctgcatctcatcgacggtggtggggatATAGTTCACCATCAGGTTGCGCAGTGCCTCCGGCTCAGGGTTGtacacctgctgctgcgagggcatctgctgctgctgaggagggGTCATCTGCTGAGACATGGTAGCGGAAGTGATATGGGTtagtggagaggagaggagagagagaaagaggtgaggagggcCGAAAGACGCGAAAAAGTATGCACGAGACTTGGCGAGGGATGAGTAAAAGGCGacaagaaaaaaggagaaaaaaaatacagagaaaagaagagagcaaataATCTGCCAGGGTAGAGGTGGGCGTGCAGGTGGGGGTCAGAGAAAAAGAGTagtgggggtgggaggggaggaggggataCACATTGTGCAGACGCAACAACGCATACacatgcgcgtgcgcgtaACAAGCGTGTGTCAGGAAAGGCGAAGTGTGTAGCgtgaaaagaaagcaaacaaCAGCAGGGAACAGCGGCAAAGCGGGAGGGATGGGTGTAGAAGTGGGAGGCAGGTACATCAGATAAAAGGTGGCTGTCGTATAACAACACAAGATCCAGTGCTCCTGTgaccgtgcgtgtgtgcgtctgtcaTACTTGCACGTATAGCGCATACCCCACTGCAGAGCATGTCTACACGTGCGGGGCGACAATAAAAAAACGATGTGTATATTTACTTCACATGGTACTTCTGTTTGTGGCTGAAGACGCTTCGCCGTATCAATCACCAGtagacccacacacgcaggaagacgcacacacacacacaaccaacATACAGACACATCTACGCAACTCTGTGCCCTCTGAAACAGCGaaagaacaagagaagagtggAGAATGCAGTAGCGGGAAGAAAGCGAGGCACAAGCCTTATCTTCCCCAGGGGTGGTATCGGTATTCGTCtgtctttgcttctctctccttcttcaaCTGCCAATTCAGAAATGTGCGTGCTCGATCGCTGGTTGTATggattgtgtgtgtgtgggtgggtgggtgggtgtgtgtgtgtggggatgTGCCATAACGACTGCTGCATCAGCTACGCTCACAATACTCTTCTTGTTTTGATTTGCTGGATGCTTCTTCCTTGGCTTAGACATCTATCGTAGACAGAGACACTGAACATGCACGCGGGcatgcacacagacagacagcaAATCAGAATCCAAAAGAAACATTGGCCGATTTATTACCACATCCACAcgcgagaaggggaaagaaaaagaggtaaATCATAAACGagcaaagcaaaggaaaagcaaagagagaacaatCCTACTGCTTGTGAGTATACAAGTGCAAAGCCGCTTACGCTTACgactgtgcctgtgtgccccggtgtgtgtgtgtgtctgtgtgggtgtcagCAGAGAACACGGAACAatgagagaaggaagggggatCAAAACAATAACTACCCGACCAaacctccccacacacacacacacacagccgtttcttttttctcagGCCTACTTTCACACAAAACACATGCATGACGCCACACGTGCCGTtactttttttcttttctgcgcGAAAGCCTCGAGGCAGATATCATCACAGCACCAACAAGACAAGCGGATTGTTGGCAAACGCATCCACACATTCACACGCATTCTCTCTTCAGACACACATGAGCACTGCCACCATCCGCGACGCACAAcgtgaaagaaaaaaaaaaacaagaaaaaaacaagaaaaaaagttgtgctctctctcttttgcacTTTTTTGTTGATTCATTTCGTTCACGCGTTCTTTGGTTTGCCTTTCGTCTGTCATTTCTCTCAGAGgacaaagaggggaagaggaggggagagagagaggaggggctgACAGTTGGTGAGGCGTCCCTATTTTCCTTTTCCGTTGGTGGCCCTGGGCTTCATGGTGGTCGTGATGGTTGCTCGTTGTGCTTGGTTGAGTTTACCTTCcttgtgtgcatgtgtgtgggtgtgtgtgtgcgcgcacgtcCTACTTTTGAAGCTTCGTACATGTGTAGGTGCattacgcgtgtgtgtgatcAACGCCACCttttgggggggaggtgcgacccaacacacatacacacaccacaACAGCTCTCGATCACCACCACGCGGACATGCGCACCCAACATCGACCAGGGGCTGTACAAAGGAAAACAATACGGCATGAAACACAGCGTCAccaagaaaagaagggaatgcgagaagggaaaaaaagagagaaacgcgCAAGAGGGGAGCGAGACGTGTAGAGAGAACAGGGCATCAATCTCTCTTGTGAtgtctccttcccttcctcttgtGAGCTGTTGCcgttttttttgcttttttgCTGTTATTGTTGCCTCTTCTATCCTTCGCTTCCTCGTTCACTTTCATAATTTTCTTCTCACTCACCAGCAAGGGGAGGTATCGTGTTCATCTTGATGCTGTCGTGcttcttgctgctgtgcgagcGGGTGTCCGTGACCGGGTTATTAGTAGCCCATGCCCAACCCGTTTGCTTGTTAAAGGCCATGATGcattttttcttcgtctttTGGTGGCATCACATTTCGCCACGATCGTTTCTGTTGCCCCTTCTCATCGTCTtggttttttgtttttttttttgattctcctcctctccgcctaTGCTGCTGTCTCGCCCGGTGTTCCCTCCGGCACTGTCATCACACCACGTgggcccccccctccacccaccctctctttctctttgccgGAGTGGTGGTCCCTTCGGCATTGGCCACGTACTCTCATTTGTGTTTTgttggcgtcgctgctgcttccctttCGTTGCTGTTCCTTTTCGCCTCCTCTTGTCCGCTGCTGACGGTTTGGGGGCGGCTTAGAGAGGATGACGGTAGAGCAACACGCGAGGCGCCACACAAAGCGAGATGGGGAGAGCGGAACCAAAgcaaaaggaggaggagggggagggcgcgCGCTGCGGTCAAGATGGGAGAGATCGCAAGGCTTCGTGATGGCGGGCGGAggcagggggagaggtggaacagcagcagcacacacaaaaagaggaCATAACACACTCGTACACACGTCCACTTGTCTACACctacgaaaaaaaaaatgaaaggagaaaggaaaagagtaGGCGAGACACTCCGAtagtggagggagggagagggggagggaagtagacaaagagggagaaacaAGTCCATCAGCGCTTAGGTGGGGAAACAAAcaatcaaaaaaaaaagcgcacgtacacacaaacaaactgagaagaaaacaaagaaagggCAGAGCACAAGGGAGGGATAAACAGACAACGGACAAGAAGGGTCAGCCACATCAACGCtaaagaagagaaaatggGGAAACCCtaaaaagaggggaagagagagagggcgagagaggcaagaaacacaagagagacacaccGCGAACCGTTTGAAATCGTGGGGAAGAAAGAGTGACGGTCGATGACGACGCCGTATGAAGAAGGTTGTGTGGCGTGTATCCCTCTTGTCTATGGCTTGGCTATAGCTGCTGAGGTCAAGTCGAGGCGAGAGGGGCGAAAGGAGGGTAACAAGGTCGAGATGAGCAGGAAGAGAAAGTAaaggcacacacatgcaggtTCACACAAGCACGCACCTGGTGTACCTGCGTACACGATGGCCCCTCTTCTACGCCACAAAGCAACTTTACACAAACACATGGACATCTATACCTGTACTActgtctcctctccttcactctcGCTCCAACTCTCTACATCAGTTGCGTCATAGCTCCTGTGCTGTCTTCGTGTGAAACTGGAAACAGAGtgcctcccttccccttttttttgctctaAACTTTCTCTCTTGAGTCGCCTGACACTCGCGCATCTTCATCCCTGAGCACGACATCAGCCTCTTTCGTCTTTCTCCAACCCTTTagcctgtgcgtgcgtgcgtgtctcttTGTGGGCGCATGCATGGGTGTATGTCTATTTCTCGATAACTGTAAACGCACAGAGGGGGGTGAGGCCCATCAGGATGCGCGCCTTACAGACACGCAACAGggaacaagagaagaagcgcaaaaGGCAAACACACGGCAGACACCTGACACTACAGCAGGAAAGAGGTTGGAGGGAGCGGTGAGTGGCAAGAACACTCCAAAGTACAAAGTcgcgaggagagaaagaacaAGGAATCAGGGAGATAAAGAAGAcgagaaaggggaagaggaaaacgagagagagtcaGTGATCGAGTAAGCAACGCGCCGACATATGTGGTCATgtaggagggaaaggggagaaggggggggagatggaaGCGGACAGGGGTGGGAGTGTACGTTTGCTTTGCCTTTGGGCCTctcccgcccccgccccctccctaaGCGGCTGGGTCCATACATCTGCGCCTGCGTGGGAATGTGGTGTGGCGTAGGCTCATAGGCATGCAGGCGCGCTGGCAAAGCACAGATAAACGTGATTCAAAATAAATAtgaaagaagaaaatgagCTTTGTAGTCTCAgactgcctctgcctcccctcctccgccctgTGTGTTGCTGTGGTGTCTTCTTCcctgaagagagagagagagagcctcAATGCTGAAAGATCGAACCGGGAGAGCAAATTTGAGCGagcgggagaaagagagccaaaaaaagaaagagacagaagtgggcaaaaaaaaaacacacaaggGAATGGCGCACATGAAGAAGGGAAGTCGCCATCGGTGTTTGGGAGAAAGGAAACAGCCGGGAAGAGATGGAGCGAGCAATGAGataaagggaaaggggaagaacaGAAAAAGAATGAAAGGGTACGAAACAGTGGGGTCGGGTGGCAGCCAAAGACAGAGAGTGGTAGAAACACAAGAGCTGCAAAGGTGGACAGTcaacacaagcacacacaaagatgCATGAGCAACAAAACACACAGAGGTCAGACTGGCGTGTAGGCGGATATGCCTGCATAGGGGTATCGATATATGGCTGTCTCTTttcgcctccctctcacacaAGTACAGCAAGGGGGAGACGAAAAGAGACAGCCATGCAAGCACATGTACGGAtgcacacaaccacacactgaaagagagggggcggggcTAATTAAAATAGTGAAAAAAGCATTCAGATGAAAGtccacacacatgcgccaACCCATTCGCCCGTACGCCTTGACAGATCAAGCAAAAAtgaatgaggaagaggaagggagcaaAAGAAGCCGGCAGAGCTGATGTAGGGCCCCACCGCAACAACTACGTTCCTTCAGTCATCGTCTCTGCCACCTTTCTTGCGTAGAATATGCATGGGCAGGTGGAAGTGGGAGCGCTTGAGTGTATGCGCGTCTTGAACATCACTCATAAACTTCCTCCGCTCCGCATGTGTCTTTCGTTTCGTACCCCATCGCGTAGATTTCTGCTGCCGGTTGCCTTTGTAGTTTTGTTTGTTAGCCACGTTCTTCTTCGCATGGAACGGGGGCTCTTTTCTTGTTCTTCAGCACTTTCTGGCTGGCCTGCTGGGCATGTTTCTACGCcatcctccttctcctttccacagcacagaggaagcgaaaacgaaagagagagcgtgtgaaagagcaaacgaaaaagtgagagaacgagagaacgAGACCAAAAAGAAACGATcaaagcaacagcaaaaaaaagggggcaaaAAAGCACGAAGAACAACAAATACGACCAACCGAACGTGACGACCATCATGTGacggggaaagggggaaaaatgGGAAAACagcaaagcgaaaaaaaaagggggcgtACGTGCGCGCGTGGGTGCGTGAGTGCGTGAGTTAGCATCGCAGACGAAGAGACAAGTGGAGATGGAGGCGGGGAAAAAcgaaatagagagagagagaagaccgAAACACAatacagagaaagagagaaagagagggaagtaaaagagaaaacttgaaaaaaaaagagagaaggcgtaaaagagaagaacaaaggcaaaaaaaaaaacacaagagaAAATGAACCAGAAAGCGAAATAGAGTATttggcagagagaagagggagaaatgCGTGGCGATGGGGACACGTAGCGAATGTAAAGAGGGTGGAAGGTCGAGGATTCACGTGGGATGGCGGTCCTGGGGGCGCTATACCTGTAGCAGCAATCACCACCATCGATAACCCACCTAACGACATCAGCAATAGCGGTAGATGCATGTGGAAACAGCCAGAGAGACatacacgaaaaaaaaaagacgcaGAAACGATACGCACAGATGAGAGGAAATGCAGAGCGATAGACAAAAGGCGCGCGTACACACGAACGAAGAGGGTCCTTGAAGTCATCCATGTGGGTGAAGTTCTTGCAGTCagtatgtgtgggtgtgtgtgggtgtaacTTCACGGGAGCAACCACGGGGAAGGGTAGTGTGGTGCAGCTCAAGCATATATACACACTAACGCACACAAAGgacgaaaaagaggggcAACAGTAACGCACCACGAGGAAACACGCAGTGTATGTCAgcaggaaggaaaaagatgCAAAGAAAAACTGaggcgagagaagggagaagaacacGTTGCCATCCAACGTCGATGCGAGTGGCGGCATGGGCACACTCAAAAAGCCCCGTGACACCCTTCGTTACGCGCTGGAGTTTGTGTGTTTCAACATATTCCCTCGGCTCGTTCCTCCTCTTGTTGCTTCTCACTGCCTTTTCTTACCTTTTCGTCTCTTTGCAGACAACATCTCGCTCGCCCCAAAAAGCGAGAGTGCTGTCTTGGCGTCTTCGCGTCATACTCAGCGTTGGCCAACAGGAGGAGTAAAGGGGAGCGAGAGTCAACAGACGAGACGACTCTGCGGGCCTTTTGCAGGTGCAAAAGGCCGTGTTCGTCGTGCCAtatgagggagggggagtcaCCCGCAACACGTAAAGGAGGcatgaagggggagggggggaagcgtgcatgcgtgtgtttgtgtgtgtgtgtgtgtgcgtgcgtg from Leishmania panamensis strain MHOM/PA/94/PSC-1 chromosome 25 sequence encodes:
- a CDS encoding RNA-binding protein, putative, UPB2 (TriTrypDB/GeneDB-style sysID: LpmP.25.0500) is translated as MSQQMTPPQQQQMPSQQQVYNPEPEALRNLMVNYIPTTVDEMQLRQLFERYGPIETVKIVCDRETRQSRGYGFVKYCSAASAQQAVNELNGFNILNKRLKVALAASGNQRQRPYNAAPPGANPAANMGYYGGNFAPTGYPQANPYAQQHMMAMQQQYMMQQSGQQPRQ